GAAAAAGGCAGCGGGGTAAAGAATTTGTTAATCAGCCAGGTCCTAGTTGTGTTCTTGCTCTATATTGCCGTGATCTTCTATGAATCTGACCCGCTCATGACCAAGGTGGTTGTCTTTCTTCTTGCCGCCGGAATTATTCACTTTGCCTGGAAGGGGATAAAGGCGCTTTGGGTTAAACCATAATGGGCAGCAAGCACATCTTTGGCGGAGGGGACACCCTTCATCTTCATGCGCCGAGTTGTGAGATTGACCTCTGCCATACCGCAGAGGAGACGATTCCTGTCAGTGGCTCTGCCCTCGCCTTCGAGTCAGTCGCGCGGAGAAAACTTTTCTGGGCGATTCTTCTGACGGGTGTTGTAATGGTCATTGAGGTCATCGGAGGGGTGATCTCTAACAGCCTGGCCCTTCTCTCTGATGCAGGCCATATGTTGACTCATCTCCTGGCCCTATCGATCAGTTTTCTTGCCGTAATGTTTTCGTCCCAACCTGCAACACGAAAAAAAACATTTGGTTTTTACCGTCTTGAAATTCTGGCCGCCCTGTTAAACGGGTTCTTGCTTCTGGTGGTAACCGTCTGGATTTTCTATCACGCTTACCAGCGATTTTATGCGCCTGAGCCGGTGGCCTCACTTGAGATGATGGCTGTTGCCTTCATCGGACTGGTGACCAACCTCGTGACGGTTTTCCTCCTGAAGCCGTCGACAGAGAAGAGCATTAATTTTAAATCGGCCTTCCTTCACATCATGGGGGATACGCTCTCCTCCGGAGGTGTTGTGCTGGCGGCAGGGGTCATTTATTTTACAGACTGGTGGTTTCTCGACCCTCTGGTCAGTGTGGCCATTTCCCTCCTGATTCTTTATTGGTCTTTTCGGCTCATAATGGATTCCATCGATATCCTTCTTGAGGCCACGCCGAAAGAGATTGATCCGGACCGTG
The DNA window shown above is from Candidatus Manganitrophaceae bacterium and carries:
- a CDS encoding cation transporter — translated: MGSKHIFGGGDTLHLHAPSCEIDLCHTAEETIPVSGSALAFESVARRKLFWAILLTGVVMVIEVIGGVISNSLALLSDAGHMLTHLLALSISFLAVMFSSQPATRKKTFGFYRLEILAALLNGFLLLVVTVWIFYHAYQRFYAPEPVASLEMMAVAFIGLVTNLVTVFLLKPSTEKSINFKSAFLHIMGDTLSSGGVVLAAGVIYFTDWWFLDPLVSVAISLLILYWSFRLIMDSIDILLEATPKEIDPDRVAEAVQVIEEVRDVHDVHVWTLTSGMYALSAHVAVRDMPLKDTTHLLRKINFLLCQRFKIGHAAIQLEAASTVPPLQK